The window AGGTTCTGCTGAAGGTACAAAACTGAACGATGAGAGCATTATATCTGTTTTAAGTGTATTCTTATGGAAAAGAAACCTCATGATGTGTCTCCATTCTGcaggaggagacaaagaggcAAAGAAACAACACTGCAAAGCCGTGAGTGTGTAATCATCTTGTGCACTTTAACACACTGCTATCAACATTTACACAATGTATAGAATAAATCCgtttaataaatgtgttttagaaACATTAAGTGAACAGTAGAATATCCTATATTTACTTTTTACAGCTATACAAATTTAAGTTTGATTTTCTTGCCTAcattttcctcctctccctgggAACACAGCTGAAATGAGACTTGAGTTTGATATCGAATGCCAAAAGTGCTTACAGGCAAAGCCTTAACGGAGCCATTATTATTCAGCTGCACATACAAGTATGACAGCTTTTCATAGACTGCCAAGCAAATGCTTCCATTTGACTGAACTCTATGAATTTAATGAGTTTTTTTATAGCTCCAACAAGCAGCAAATGTGGCTCTGTGCTGTAGTGAGTAATGAATTTTCAAGTCATAACAACCCCCTAACAAGGTCTAATGGACTGAATATTAGAAGAGATAAACAACAAGCCCAGCGATGTACCGAACTGTGCCTGCGTCTAGTCGTCAGCTCCACAAAGTCTGCAGAAACTGACTCATAATCAGGAGTCCAGGGTGATGTGAAGGTCTAAACAGGAATTTCTGAATGTTGACTGCAGCCCACAGACCCTTTAGTATATTTGTAAGTGGgttttggagtcgttatcaggaCAAACCATTGGAGGGTCTGTCCCACTCCACCTGGTTCCTCACTGGAAAGCACACCACCGTGCTGGAAACCTGCTGAGTCTCACTCTGTGTAGGAAAACCACAGCTCGACACAGACTCCTCTCCACCTCCGGCATCAGAGGTCGCCACGTCTTCCTCTTGTGTCACTATGTTCTCACAGTTAGGCTGTGACAGGCAGACCCCTCCGTTGACCAGCTCTGAGTTCAAGTCAAAGGTGGTGCTGTTTTCTCCAAATCCCAGTCCAAAGCTCTTCAGCATGTCCATTACAGAAGGCGTGGGCGGGCCGGACGGATTCTCCTCCTCGATGAGACTCAGTGTAGGCAGGATGTCCACCAGCTCAGCCATCTCCATGGGCCGGATGACCTCAGTGATGCTGGGCGGGAAGTCGTCCTGAGCCTCCAGAACTGAATACCCGGCTTCCAGCTGTGCTACCGCAGCAGGTTCCAATCCGGACTCCAGCAAAGCGCTGGCACAGACCACTTCTGGATGGGAGATGCTCGTCAGGTCTGCAGTGGACTGAGAGGAGAGGTCCACAGGGTACCCTCCCTTTGCGACGCCCTCCATTAACACCAGTGCTGCCTCTTCAGGGACTCTGACTGGGGCGGCGACCTCGGCGGTGACGCCGTTTGGTGGAGTCGCACTGACTATACTCTCTGAAACAAAATGAGAAATTCATACGatgtgtttatataaaaaacagCATGTTTGTCCTGTTTACATCCACATCTACAGCGTACCTGTCACTGCTCTCTGTGCCTGTGTTCGATGCGGCCACGTCAGCCTGGCCGTcaaactctcctcctcctcaccatcgGGACACGGTGGTGGGTCTCCTCCCATCACCAGGCCCAAAGGCACCGCCCCCACCCACTGCTTGGAACgaacacactgcagacagtcCATAATCCAGCGGGCGTCCCTCCACACCACATCCAGGCGCTAAGGGAACAAAAAGGGCATCAAGACACAGAGAACATTGCAAACATCAAAATCACACTCTCCCGTTTCTGTTACCTGTGACAGCTCGGTGATGTGGTTCAGCCGCTCTCGGGCTTCCTGCACCTCCCTGGTGTCCAGTGCTTCCCGCAGAGCCTGCTGGGCCAGATGGGTGTCCAGCTCCAGCTTCACCCAGGCCTGGCAGTACTGAGAGAGGAAGTCCCGTTCATACGTCCAGAAGTGAACTgattgagacaaaaaaaaaatgagaaaatcaaagctgagaataaaaaaacagcctctGCGCTCGTTAGTGCACCTCAGTGTGGAAACGATCAGACGAACAGATTTACATCAGGatcaaaacaaagcagcagtgagGAGAAGTTTAAAACAGTCGTtagaagaggaaaacaacagaaatggaCCAATTGATCAGATGCCGGCCTAATGAAATGACTTCTGTCACCTTTTTCTGTGTGCTTTTGCTTTAAAGTAGAGGCACAGTGCTGCCTGAACAGAAACAGTTGTAGAGTATTACACTTGTAGCTTGTGGATGATTTATATTTTGTGACTAAGGCAGCACGAAGGAGCTTTCATTAGATATACATAGAAGTTCAGCTCTTTGAGTGATTATacagaaagtttgaagtcaaTAACTTTAGTGGTATCTCTGACAAGTCGAGGGAGCTCCTTCTTCTGAAGACTGCACAAAGAGCCTCGAAGATGACCTCCAACCTTGAAAGGTGCGTCAGGAGACCACTGACAAGACCCATCACATGATGTAATAACACAGTGGTACATCAGCACAGAGCTGGTGTCTCATtatccacaacacacacaagtgacTGAGCTGTCAGCTCACTGAAGCAGATCCCGAGACAGTTTGTCATTTCTAAGGAGAGagttctgcagcagtctgtaaccatggatcagacttgtgtccaccacctccaaccagagagcagagaacaatccaaacagtggaaacagacagagtctccgaatcagtgaggtctgcatcaaggtgatggtctctgttttctgctgctggaccacctggaaaagggtcacactgttacagctACAGGACCACAGGACCAGAACCAACAAGAttcagaccacaagtccaccatcatccaacacctgttcacctggtctacaccctcacactgacacctctccaacagGATGGTGGATGGACTCAGATGGACAGTGGCTTTCTTGAGTTCCTACAAGCAAACCGTTTCATCTGCATTAGCAGAATGAATTGAAATAGTTAAATTGACTCCTTCCaccttaggccacaaacttatcaatcacccctgcTTGACAATCAGTGTGGGTCTATTTTTCACTGACCCAGCTCAAAAATCTGCAGCGGCATGGTGAGGCCAGGCTCCTTGGTTCCCACCAGAGGCCAGTAACTGGAGCTGAAGTCCTCActgggaggcagcagcagcagcatggacaGCTTCTCTCCAAAGTGCAGCAGCTCCCGGATGTACACTCCATACTGATACGCctgcaggacacagagagagagagcagcaatGAACATTCATCCATAAAGGCTTCATGTTGAACCTTGCCAGTGGAGTTCAGTCTTTACCCTGTAGAGGGGGATGTTGAGCTTGGTAAGCAggtgtgtgactgctgctctcAGAGACCTGATGAACTCCACCAGTCCGCTGCTCTCCATCTGGCTCTCATCCTCGCCGCTCAGCAGGCTCTGAGCGCTGCCATTGGTCGCAGTGTAAACATGACTCTGGAGCCACGCCCACTCCTCTCtgtcacatgatgcattcatcaaaaataaatctttaaaaATGGCTGTTCAAGTGTGTGCAGGAGCAGCGTCACACCGCGTTACCTGGACACATGGGCGTTGTGTCGGACCCGCGTGTGGCACAGCAGATTGGGAAGCCTCTGAGGCACCAGGACCCGGATCTGTTCCACCGAGCTGCACAGTTTCAGGATGCCCACGTACAAACCAGGCTGGGCCCACTGGATGCTGTGTCTGTGGTAGGACAACTTCTCCTGGCgggcacagagaggagcagatgaTAAACTAAATCCAGTCTTAGTCACACAAAGAGATGAAGTCTGGCTCACCTTGAGCTGCTCGTACAGCATGTCCATGGCGGTGGGCTCAGGCAGCAGAGGAGTTCTGCTGCGGTTCTTTTCCAGGCGGGTCAGAGGAATCCAGTGGAGCGGAGGATCAGGAGGGCTGGGGCAGAAAATCAAAAGTATCAAAACATGTGGAaccaccaaaataaaaaaaatctgacagatTCACAGATGACATGCTGAGACGATCATACAGCACATGTGCTTAACAAGCACAAGGTCTGATGCATAATTAGGATCTTATCTCCTCTGAGCGAAGGAAGTTCTAATTAGAAAAAGTCTGGCAGACTGATTGAATATTTAATCTGGTAAATTATGATTCAGGAAAAGTTTCAGCGCCACTTTCGTCCCAAAAATCGGAGCTTTCTGTACTCTAATCTTACTCAGAGATTCCTTCTCAGAACAGTTTCTTCAGATTTGTTCTTCAGATCTGTTGATTTAACCATTTAAACccaagaataaaaagaaaatattgtAATGCCCAGATTTAAAAATGCAGGATTGATCCTTTAAA of the Parambassis ranga chromosome 8, fParRan2.1, whole genome shotgun sequence genome contains:
- the LOC114440496 gene encoding ankyrin repeat and fibronectin type-III domain-containing protein 1, whose amino-acid sequence is MSVSMRNPPQRRRSLGPVSPKRIYRNLSVRLRGGESSVSADMDTSKHLSRSADAYKTLWEAVENEDTLAVQSLLSRDHPSCGGGEAGGAGGGGGGGGSIWERGEKKENDCESDKEKGVNRVSDQGLVPLDVAALTHNSPLLHVLTKAGARHNPVLCRPAEWALKLDGLVALASKRVEEWKAELARKAGAGPQAQADVQRQLRLWRLRLQLYCRMRENFMNTELPGPPSHVSILVTSTSSLFVMIKEPEGNTTGLITRYRVEWSTSASFKRVLGSALVTETKNPSFTIKGLTAGVHYFVRVSAYNVKGWGPPQCSTPLSAAPSSWRECIGVKSQFRNHEGLVRKLLEDARESHYRGYCIENSKPQSPSKRLSVSRGIKQLFQSATKFVRLLQRGVYLATVYYHKENILVTAEDQIPLVEIHCCSTSITQDFIWFAKLSCAWQQVPWLQQALSSAHSSPSSLLQNRHNILRAISQLQSSLGTMDLGQVYYEPLKDRQGNVLLVTLKEFPTPPSPPDPPLHWIPLTRLEKNRSRTPLLPEPTAMDMLYEQLKEKLSYHRHSIQWAQPGLYVGILKLCSSVEQIRVLVPQRLPNLLCHTRVRHNAHVSREEWAWLQSHVYTATNGSAQSLLSGEDESQMESSGLVEFIRSLRAAVTHLLTKLNIPLYRAYQYGVYIRELLHFGEKLSMLLLLPPSEDFSSSYWPLVGTKEPGLTMPLQIFELVHFWTYERDFLSQYCQAWVKLELDTHLAQQALREALDTREVQEARERLNHITELSQRLDVVWRDARWIMDCLQCVRSKQWVGAVPLGLVMGGDPPPCPDGEEEESLTARLTWPHRTQAQRAVTESIVSATPPNGVTAEVAAPVRVPEEAALVLMEGVAKGGYPVDLSSQSTADLTSISHPEVVCASALLESGLEPAAVAQLEAGYSVLEAQDDFPPSITEVIRPMEMAELVDILPTLSLIEEENPSGPPTPSVMDMLKSFGLGFGENSTTFDLNSELVNGGVCLSQPNCENIVTQEEDVATSDAGGGEESVSSCGFPTQSETQQVSSTVVCFPVRNQVEWDRPSNGLS